In Cervus elaphus chromosome 16, mCerEla1.1, whole genome shotgun sequence, a single window of DNA contains:
- the PPP2R2A gene encoding serine/threonine-protein phosphatase 2A 55 kDa regulatory subunit B alpha isoform isoform X4, which produces MDLMVEASPRRIFANAHTYHINSISINSDYETYLSADDLRINLWHLEITDRSFNIVDIKPANMEELTEVITAAEFHPNSCNTFVYSSSKGTIRLCDMRASALCDRHSKLFEEPEDPSNRSFFSEIISSISDVKFSHSGRYMMTRDYLSVKIWDLNMENRPVETYQVHEYLRSKLCSLYENDCIFDKFECCWNGSDSVVMTGSYNNFFRMFDRNTKRDITLEASRENNKPRTVLKPRKVCASGKRKKDEISVDSLDFNKKILHTAWHPKENIIAVATTNNLYIFQDKVN; this is translated from the exons ATGGATCTAATGGTTGAGGCCAGTCCACGAAGAATATTTGCCAATGCTCATACATATCACATCAACTCAATTTCTATTAATAGTGATTATGAAACATATTTATCTGCAGATGATTTGCGGATTAATCTTTGGCATCTGGAAATAACAGACAGGAGTTTTA ATATTGTGGATATCAAGCCTGCCAATATGGAAGAGCTGACAGAGGTGATTACAGCTGCAGAATTCCATCCAAACAGCTGTAACACATTTGTATACAGCAGCAGTAAAGGAACAATTCGGTTATGTGACATGAGGGCATCCGCCCTCTGTGATAGGCATTCTAAAC TGTTTGAAGAACCTGAAGATCCCAGTAACaggtcttttttttctgaaatcatcTCTTCAATTTCTGATGTAAAATTCAGCCATAGTGGTCGATATATGATGACTAGAGACTATTTGTCAGTCAAAATTTGGGACTTAAATATGGAAAACAGGCCTGTGGAAACATACCAG GTGCATGAATACCTCAGAAGTAAACTTTGTTCACTGTATGAAAATGACTGCATATTTGACAAATTTGAATGTTGTTGGAATGGATCTGACAG TGTTGTCATGACTGGATCTTACAATAATTTCTTCAGAATGTTTGACCGGAACACAAAGCGAGACATAACCCTGGAAGCATCACGAGAAAACAATAAACCTCGCACGGTTCTGAAGCCACGCAAAGTGTGTGCAAGTGGCAAGCGAAAGAAAGATGAAATCAGTGTTGACAGCCTAGACTTCAACAAGAAAATACTGCACACAGCCTGGCACCCCAAGGAAAATATCATTGCTGTAGCTACTACAAACAATCTGTATATATTTCAAGACAAAGTGAATTAG